The genomic window GCGAAGCCGGGCGCCTTACGGGCCCGCGAGGCGAGCGCGGCGTTGCCCAGTCCGCCACGGCCGCCGGCGGCGGCTTCGAACCGGGTGCCCGCGCCGACCAGGTCGGCCAGCAGCCGGCCGTTGTCGTCCAGCACGACCGTGCCGTCGGGAACCTTGACCTCCAGGTCCGCCCCGGCGGCGCCGTCGCGGTTGCTGCCCATCCCCTGCTTGCCGTTCGGCGCGGTGACGTGGGGTCGGAAATGAAAGTCCAACAGGGTGTGCACGGCGGGGTCGACGACGAAGACGATGCTGCCGCCGCGGCCGCCATTACCGCCGTCGGGGCCGCCGAGCGGCTTGAATTTCTCGCGATGGACCGACGCACAGCCGTTGCCGCCGGAGCCCGCCTGTGCGTGGATGACGACGCGATCGACAAACCGAGGCATCCGGGGTCCTCTCAGCTACCCGCATGCACGGGGCGCAGCGACCTCAGTCGGTGGTTTGACCGGCCGCGACGATGCTGATGGTCTTGCGGCCGCGCTTGACGCCGAACTCGACGGCGCCCGTCTCCTTCGCAAACAGCGTGTCGTCGCCGCCGCGCCCGACGTTGGCGCCGGGGTGGAACTTGGTGCCGCGCTGCCGGACCAGGATCTCGCCGGCCTTGACGACCTGGCCGCCGAACCGCTTGACCCCCAGCCGCTGAGCCGCCGAATCGCGCCCGTTGCGCGAGCTGGAAGCGCCCTTCTTGTGTGCCATTGTGTCGCCTCCGCTACTTGATCCCGGTGACCTTCAGGACCGTCAGCTGCTGACGATGTCCCTGACGCTTGTGGTAGCCGGTCTTGTTCTTGAACTTGTGGATACGGATCTTGGGTCCCTTGGTGTGTTCGAGAACCTCGCCGGTCACGGCCACCTTGGCCAGGGCCTTGGCGTCGGTGGTCACGTTGGCGCCGTCGACGACCAGTGCGACCGGCAGCGACACCTTGGCACCCGGTTCCGAGTCGAGCTTCTCGACCTTGACCACGTCCCCGACGGCGACCTTGTACTGCTTGCCGCCCGTCTTGACGATTGCGTAGGTCGCCATCGCTGCTCCTGCTCTTTCTCACGTCTTCCACGCGCATGCCAGTCGCGATGCGTGTGGTGGGTCTGGGGTGCGGGCCTGCGCCGGTTCCCCGGGAGTCCCGCTGTCGCCGGCCACAGTCTGGTTGCTCGGCGTGACGACAACTGTCCAAGGGTACGTGACCAGCGGCTAGAGGGTCAAACCGGCGTGTTGACTCCTACGACATCGGTGCCGCCGCACGTCACGGGCACCCGGCCAGCTGGTCAGTCGGCGTGGATCGGGGGCCCGGCCGGCCGGCCGGCGGCGCGGCGCCGACGTGGACGCCCGAACCCGCCGTTGACCGCGCCGTCGTCGGAGTCTTCGACGGAGTCGGAATCCTCGACGTCCAGATCCTCGTCCTCGATGTCGAGATCCTCGTCGTCATCGTCGAGGTCCTCGTCGTCATCGTCGAGGTCCTCGTCGTCCAGGTCGTCGTCCTCGTCGTCCTCGTCGCCATCATCGTCGTCGTCGCCATCATCGTCGTCGTCCGAGTGGTCTTCGTCGACGTCCTCGGGGCCGACGTCGGTGTCCTCGACGTCGGTATCCTCCACGTCGGCCGGACCCCGTGCCTCGGCCCGCTCGTCATCGGCTTCCGCCTCGGATTCACCGTCGGCGATCTCGGTCACCGTGGCCGAACCCGCAGCCATCGCCTTGAACATCGGATGCTCGCCGGGAGCGTGCGTCGGCACCTTGGCCACCGGCGGCTCCTCGCCCCGGCTCTTCTTGGACCGCTTGCCGCGCCGACCGCCGGATTCGGACTTGCCACGCCCACTGGCCGGCGCCGAATCGACAGGGTCGGCATGCAGCAGGATGCCGCGACCGGCGCAGTGCGGGCACGACGTCGAGAACGCCTCGATGAGTCCGGTACCCAGCCGCTTGCGGGTCAGCTGCACCAGGCCCAGCGATGTCACCTCCGATACCTGATGGCGGGTGCGGTCACGGGCCAACGCCTCGGTCAGTCTGCGCAGCACCAGATCCCGGTTGGACTCGAGCACCATGTCGATGAAGTCGATGACCACGATGCCGCCGATGTCACGCAGCCGCAGTTGCCGGACGATCTCCTCGGCGGCCTCCAGGTTGTTCTTGGTGACCGTCTGCTCCAAGTTGCCGCCCGACCCGGTGAATTTGCCGGTGTTGACGTCGACCACCGTCATCGCTTCGGTCCGGTCGATCACCAGCGTCCCGCCCGACGGCAGCCACACCTTGCGCTCCATCGCCTTGGCCAGTTGCTCGTCGATGCGGTGCACCGCGAATACATCAGGCCCCGGCTGATCGTCCGGCCCGGTCGCGGGCTCATACTTGGTGAGTTTCGAAACAAGTTCGGGCGCAACCGAATTCACGTACTCGTTGATGGTGTTCCAGGCTTCGTCGCCCGATACGACGAGTCCGGCGAAGTCCTCGTTGAACAGGTCGCGAATCACCTTGACCAACACGTCGGGCTCTTCGTACAACGCGACTGCGGCGCCGGCGGCCTTGCCCTTGACATCGGCGGCCTTAGCCTCGATCTGTTCCCAGCGCTCCTGCAGGCGGGTGACGTCGTGGCGGATGTCGTCTTCCTTGACACCCTCGGACGCGGTGCGGATGATCACGCCGGCATTCGACGGCACCACATCGCGCAGGATCTCCTTGAGCCGCTGACGCTCGGTGTCGGGCAGCTTGCGGCTGATCCCGGTCGACGAGGCGCCCGGCACGTAGACCAGATAGCGCCCCGCCAAGGACACCTGGGTGGTCAGCCGCGCGCCCTTGTGCCCGACCGGGTCCTTGCTGACCTGGACGACGACGTAGTCGCCGGGCTTGAGGGCCTTTTCGATCTTGCGCTCGGAGCCGCCCAATCCGGCGGCGTCCCAGTTGACCTCGCCGGCGTACAGCACACCGTTGCGGCCGCGACCGATGTCGACGAACGCCGCCTCCATCGAGGGCAGCACGTTCTGCACGATCCCGAGGTAGATGTTGCCCACCAGGGACGCCGAGCCGGCCGACGTGACGAAGTGTTCGACGACGATGCCGTCCTCGAGGACCGCGATCTGCGTGTACCGCGCGCCCGGGTGCGGCGGTTCGGTGCGGACCCGGTCGCGGACGACCATCATCCGCTCGACGGCTTCCCGGCGCGCCAGGAACTCCGCCTCGGTCAATACGGGCGGGCGGCGCCTTCCGGCGTCGCGCCCGTCGCGGCGTCGCTGCCGCTTGGCCTCCAGCCGCGTCGAGCCGTCGATGCCCTTGATCTCGGCGTTGCTCGAGCCGTTGGAGCCCTTGTCATCCGACCCGGACTTACCGCGGGGCGCCCGCTCGTGCACGACGGTGTTCGGCGGGTCATCCGGCGACGGCGACTCGTCGTTGTCGTCTGCCGAGCCCGACTTCCGGCGCCGCCGCCTGCGGCGGCGGCGGTTGCCCCCGTCCGCCGAGCCGTTGTCGTCGTCGCTGTCGCCGTCGTCGGAGTCGTCCGAATCCTCGTCATCGGCGTCTTCGGCATCCGCGGCGCCGCGCCGGTCCGAATCGCTGTCGTCGTCGCCCTGCCCGTCGGATCCGCCCTGCTCACCGCGACCGCGGCCGCGCCCCCGCCGGCCCCGGCGCCGCCGCCGGCTTGCGGGCCGGTCGACCTGGTCGTCCTCCTCGTCGTCGTCGGAGTCGCCGCCCGAAGCGTCGAAATCGACCCCGCTCGCCTCTGCCGCCTCCACCGGTTGCGGCGCGACGAACAACGGCATGTAGTGCGGCCGCTCGGCCGAAGCGTCCGACGTGCCCCCGACCTCGTTGCCGGCCGCCACGTTCACGGCGTTGACCAGGTCCTCGGGCGGTCGGGCCGAGAGCAGGTCGCGCACCCTGATGGCTTCTTCGTAGTCCACCCCGGAATGCGCGCTTCGAATGCGCCCGTCGAGCGCGGCGAGCGCGTCGACCACGCGCTTGCTGGTAGTTCCCAGCGCCCGCGCCAGCGAGTGGACTCTCAGCCGATCCGGCAGGTCATCCTGCTGGACAGGTTCTTGTGATGATTCTGAAGTTGGGCCACCGTCTATCACGTATTCTCCTCAAGCCCCCGGGCGCGTCATTGCGACGCGGCCACGCGAGGGCTTCGCTATGTGCTCGGGTCACTATCTCCCGGGCTTGTGATGGTCTCGCCCCGAATGGCTCATCTGGAGCTCACTCGGCGCCGTGCTGAATGTCGGCCTGACATGCCGCGCAACATCGAGAGCTGGCGATGGTCGCGCTTGTCTAAGTCTTCATTCGGGTGTCTGAAGCCGGTCCGGCGACGTTCACCCGCAGTCAGTATCCCACATCACTACGGCGGTCTACGCGAACCTGAACCAGAATCCGCCAATCGCGGGGCTCGGCCCGGCTAGACGCCGGGAAACCACAGCGCGATTTCGCGCTTGGCCGAGTCGGTCGAGTCCGAGCCGTGCACGAGGTTGAACTGCGTCTCCAACCCGAAATCACCGCGGATGGTGCCGGGTGTGGCCTTCTCTACCGGGTCGGTGCCGCCGGCGAGCTGCCGAAACGCCGCGACCGCTCGCGGGCCCTCCACGATTGCTGCCACCACCGGCCCAGAGGTGATGAACTCGATCAACGCCTCGAAAAACGGTTTGCCGTCGTGCTCGGCGTAGTGCTGGGCGGCCAGCTCGCGGCTCACGCCGCGCAGCTCCAACGCGGCAATGGTGAGGCCCTTGCGCTCGATGCGGCTGATGACCTCGCCCACCAGCCGGCGCGCGACGCCGTCGGGCTTGACCAATACCAGCGTCCGTTCCGTCACGGCGCACAGCGTACTTCAACCGCACGCCGATCAGCTGGGTGGTGCGGGCCCGTCGTCCTCTCGCCGCCGCACCTCGGCACGGAAATAGGCGATCAGGGCCCACAACCCGGTGAACAGCACACCGATGAATCCCACGCCCGGATACAGGGCAAAGCCTGCCAACAGGATCACCTGCACGCCCAGGTTGACCCAGATCGCCCAGGGCCGTCCCTGCAGTCCCGCCAGTGAAACCAGCAGCACCGCCAGCCCGATCAGGTAGCCCAGCGACACCGGGTTCAGGCCGCCACCGACCGCGCCCACCACCGGTATCGCCAGCAGCACCACGATCGCCTCCAACAGCAGCGTCGCGGCCATCACGCCTCGAAAGCTCCGCCACGGATCCGGGCGGGCGACGTTGTCCGGGCTGTCGGGTCGCTCGGTCATTGCGGGTCCCGACCGAACAGGGTGCGGGCCGCGCCGGCGGTGACGACCGAGCCGGTGACCACGATCCCGGTGCCGGAGAACGACTCGGCTTCGCCCGCCACCGTCGCCTCGTCCACCAGCGCCGTCGCGACGTCGATGGCGTCGCGCAGGTTCTCCGCCGTCGCCACCCGGTCGGGCCCGAAGCGCTGCTGAGCCGCCAGCGCCAGGGACTCGACGTCCAGCGCCCGCGGCGACCCGTTGTGGGTGACCACGACCGAGCTGAAGGCCGGCTCCAGCGCGGCCAGTATGCCGTCCACGTCCTTGTCCGCCATCACGCCGATCACCCCGACCAGGAATCGGAAGTCGAACTCGTCGGTCAGCGTCTGGGCCAAGGCGGCCGCGCCCGCGGGATTGTGCGCCGCATCGATGAACACCGTTGGGGCACTGCGCATTCGTTCCAATCGGCCGGGGCTGGCGACACCGGCGAAACCGGCGCGGACGGCATCGACGTCGAGTTGACGCTGCGCACCGGCGCCGAAGAACGCCTCCACGGCGGCCAGTGCCACCACCGCGTTGTGCGCCTGATGTTCACCGTGCAGCGGTAAGAAGATGTCGGAGTACACCCCGCCGAGGCCCTGTAGCTGCAGCACCTGGCCGCCGATGGCGACCTGCCTGCCCAGCACCGCGAACTCCGAGTCCTCCCTGGCCACCGCGGCGTCAGCCCGAACCGATTGGGCCAGCAGGACTTCCATGGCCTCGGGGACCTGCTTGGCGATCACGGCGACGGTGTCGGGTGCACCGTCGGGGGCCTTGGTGATGATTCCCGCCTTTTCGCCGGCGATCCCGGCGATGTCGTCGCCGAGATATTCGACGTGATCGATCCCGATTGGGGTGATCACCGCGACCGGCGCGTTGACGACGTTGGTGGCATCCCAGCTTCCGCCCATGCCGACCTCGACCACCGCGACTTCGACGGGCGCATCGGCGAACGCCGCGAAGGCCATCGCGGTGAGCACCTCGAACTTACTCAGCGCCGGGCCGCCGGTGGCCTGCGACTGGGCGTCGATCATCTGCACGAACGGTTCGATCTCGCGGTAGGTGTCGACGTATTGCGCTGGGCTGATTGGCTTTCCGTCGATCGCGATGCGTTCGGTGGCCGATTGTAGATGCGGGCTGGTGGTGCGGCCGGTGCGCCGGTGCAGCGCGGTCAGCAGCGCATCGATCATCCGCGCCACCGAGGTCTTGCCGTTGGTGCCCGCCACGTGGATCGACGGATAGCCGAGTTGCGGCGAGCCGAGCAGGTCCAGCAACGCGCTGATGCGGGTCAGGCTCGGCTCGATCTTGGTCTCCGGCCAGCGCTGGTCGAGCAGGTGCTCGACCTGCCACAGCGACGCGATTTCGTCCGGCGTGGGAACCGTGCTGGTGTCCGATTCCCAGTCGGGCGGCTCGAAAGTCATTGCAGCCCGGCCAGCCTGGCGGTGATCCGGTCGGTCTCCTCCTGCGCCACCCGCTGGCGGTCCCGGATCTTGGTGACCACCTGATCCGGCGCCTTGGCCAGGAAGTCCGCGTTGGACAGCTTGGCTGCGGTGGACGCCAACTCCTTTTGCGCCGCCGCCAGGTCCTTTTCGAGGCGGCGGCGCTCGGCGGCGACGTCGATGGTGCCCGAGGTATCAAGCTCGACGACGAGGGTGCGGTCCATGTTGGGGCCCAGCCGGACCTCGACCGACGCCGACGCGCGGAAATCCGGGCCGGGCGCGGTCAGCCACGCCAGCGACGTGACCGCGGCCACCTGAGTGTTCAGATCGGCGTCCTCGACACCGGCCAGGCGGGCGGGCACCTTCTGCCGATCGGCCAGACCCTGATCGCTGCGGAACCGGCGCACCTCGGTGACCAGCCTCTGCATATCGGTAATCCGTTGGGTGGCAACCGGATCCGGGGTTATTCCGGACGGCCTGGGCCAGTCGGCGATCACCAGCGATTCCTCGTCGGTCAGCGCCTGCCACAACGCCTCGGTGATGAACGGGATCACCGGGTGCAGGAGCCGCAGCAGGGTATCCAGGGCGGCGGCCAACACGGCGGTGGTGTGGGTGAGCCCGTCGGCCAGCTGCGTCTTGGCCAACTCGACATACCAGTCGCAGAATTCGTCCCAGGCGAAGTGATAGAGCGACTCGCAGGCCCGGCTGAACTCATAGCTGTCGAAAGCCGAATCGACTTCGGCGCGAACCTGTTCCAGTCGTCCCAGAATCCAGCGGTCGGCGTCGGTCAACTCGGTAGGCGAGGGCAACGGAGCCGGCCGCGCACCGTTGAGCAACGCGAATCGGGTGGCGTTGAACAGCTTGGTACCGAAGTTCCGGGATGCGCGGACGTGATCCTCACCGACGGACAGGTCGCCGCCGGGGCTGGCGCCGCGGGCAAGCGTGAACCGCAGGGCGTCGGCCCCGAAGTTCTCCACCCAGTCCAGCGGGTCGATGCCGTTGCCCTTGGATTTGCTCATCTTGCGGCCGAACTCATCACGAATCAGCCCATGCAAGAAGACGTCTGTGAACGGCACCTGGGGTCCGCGACGACCGTCGAGCGTGATGGCTTCGTCGCCGGCGACGAATGTGCCGAACATCATCATCCGCGCCACCCAGAAGAACAGGATGTCGTATCCAGTCACCAAAACGCTTATCGGATAGAACTTTTCCAGTTCAGGTGTCCGCGACGGCCAGCCCAGCGTGGAGAATGGCCACAACCCGGACGAAAACCAGGTGTCCAGCACGTCGGTGTCCTGCACCCAGCCCTCCGGCGGCGTCTCGTCCGGGCCGACGCAGACCTGTTCGCCGTTGGGCCCGTACCAGATCGGGATGCGGTGGCCCCACCAAAGCTGCCGCGAGATGCACCAGTCGTGCATGTCGTCGACCCAGGCGAACCAGCGCGGCTCCAGGGTGGCGGGATGAATCACTGTGTCGCCGTTACGGACTGCGTCACCGGCGGCCTTGGCCAGCGACTCCACCCGGACCCACCACTGCAGCGACAGTCTGGGCTCGATCGGTTCGCCGCTGCGCTCCGAGTGCCCGACGCTGTGCAGATAGGGGCGTTTCTCGGCGACGAGCCGGCCCTGCGCGGCCAGCGCCTCACGCACCGCGACCCGCGCCTCGAATCGGTCCATGCCGTCGAACTGTGTTCCGGTGTCCACGATCCGGCCCCTGGTATCGAGGATCGAGA from Mycobacterium shigaense includes these protein-coding regions:
- the rpmA gene encoding 50S ribosomal protein L27, translating into MAHKKGASSSRNGRDSAAQRLGVKRFGGQVVKAGEILVRQRGTKFHPGANVGRGGDDTLFAKETGAVEFGVKRGRKTISIVAAGQTTD
- the rplU gene encoding 50S ribosomal protein L21 — its product is MATYAIVKTGGKQYKVAVGDVVKVEKLDSEPGAKVSLPVALVVDGANVTTDAKALAKVAVTGEVLEHTKGPKIRIHKFKNKTGYHKRQGHRQQLTVLKVTGIK
- a CDS encoding Rne/Rng family ribonuclease, with the translated sequence MIDGGPTSESSQEPVQQDDLPDRLRVHSLARALGTTSKRVVDALAALDGRIRSAHSGVDYEEAIRVRDLLSARPPEDLVNAVNVAAGNEVGGTSDASAERPHYMPLFVAPQPVEAAEASGVDFDASGGDSDDDEEDDQVDRPASRRRRRGRRGRGRGRGEQGGSDGQGDDDSDSDRRGAADAEDADDEDSDDSDDGDSDDDNGSADGGNRRRRRRRRRKSGSADDNDESPSPDDPPNTVVHERAPRGKSGSDDKGSNGSSNAEIKGIDGSTRLEAKRQRRRDGRDAGRRRPPVLTEAEFLARREAVERMMVVRDRVRTEPPHPGARYTQIAVLEDGIVVEHFVTSAGSASLVGNIYLGIVQNVLPSMEAAFVDIGRGRNGVLYAGEVNWDAAGLGGSERKIEKALKPGDYVVVQVSKDPVGHKGARLTTQVSLAGRYLVYVPGASSTGISRKLPDTERQRLKEILRDVVPSNAGVIIRTASEGVKEDDIRHDVTRLQERWEQIEAKAADVKGKAAGAAVALYEEPDVLVKVIRDLFNEDFAGLVVSGDEAWNTINEYVNSVAPELVSKLTKYEPATGPDDQPGPDVFAVHRIDEQLAKAMERKVWLPSGGTLVIDRTEAMTVVDVNTGKFTGSGGNLEQTVTKNNLEAAEEIVRQLRLRDIGGIVVIDFIDMVLESNRDLVLRRLTEALARDRTRHQVSEVTSLGLVQLTRKRLGTGLIEAFSTSCPHCAGRGILLHADPVDSAPASGRGKSESGGRRGKRSKKSRGEEPPVAKVPTHAPGEHPMFKAMAAGSATVTEIADGESEAEADDERAEARGPADVEDTDVEDTDVGPEDVDEDHSDDDDDGDDDDDGDEDDEDDDLDDEDLDDDDEDLDDDDEDLDIEDEDLDVEDSDSVEDSDDGAVNGGFGRPRRRRAAGRPAGPPIHAD
- the ndk gene encoding nucleoside-diphosphate kinase, with product MTERTLVLVKPDGVARRLVGEVISRIERKGLTIAALELRGVSRELAAQHYAEHDGKPFFEALIEFITSGPVVAAIVEGPRAVAAFRQLAGGTDPVEKATPGTIRGDFGLETQFNLVHGSDSTDSAKREIALWFPGV
- a CDS encoding DUF4233 domain-containing protein, which encodes MTERPDSPDNVARPDPWRSFRGVMAATLLLEAIVVLLAIPVVGAVGGGLNPVSLGYLIGLAVLLVSLAGLQGRPWAIWVNLGVQVILLAGFALYPGVGFIGVLFTGLWALIAYFRAEVRRREDDGPAPPS
- the folC gene encoding bifunctional tetrahydrofolate synthase/dihydrofolate synthase produces the protein MTFEPPDWESDTSTVPTPDEIASLWQVEHLLDQRWPETKIEPSLTRISALLDLLGSPQLGYPSIHVAGTNGKTSVARMIDALLTALHRRTGRTTSPHLQSATERIAIDGKPISPAQYVDTYREIEPFVQMIDAQSQATGGPALSKFEVLTAMAFAAFADAPVEVAVVEVGMGGSWDATNVVNAPVAVITPIGIDHVEYLGDDIAGIAGEKAGIITKAPDGAPDTVAVIAKQVPEAMEVLLAQSVRADAAVAREDSEFAVLGRQVAIGGQVLQLQGLGGVYSDIFLPLHGEHQAHNAVVALAAVEAFFGAGAQRQLDVDAVRAGFAGVASPGRLERMRSAPTVFIDAAHNPAGAAALAQTLTDEFDFRFLVGVIGVMADKDVDGILAALEPAFSSVVVTHNGSPRALDVESLALAAQQRFGPDRVATAENLRDAIDVATALVDEATVAGEAESFSGTGIVVTGSVVTAGAARTLFGRDPQ
- a CDS encoding valine--tRNA ligase → MTASRTPAADLPKSWDPAAVESAIYQKWVDAGYFTADPTSTKPGYSIVLPPPNVTGSLHMGHALEHTMMDALTRRKRMQGYEVLWQPGTDHAGIATQSVVERQLAVDGKTKEDLGRDLFIGKVWDWKRESGGTIGSQMRRLGDGVDWSRDRFTMDEGLSRAVRTIFKRLYDAGLIYRAERLVNWSPKLQTALSDIEVIYDEVEGELISFRYGSMDDSQPHIVVATTRVETMLGDTAIAVHPDDERYRDLVGTTLPHPFLDRRLVIVADQHVDPEFGTGAVKVTPAHDPNDFEIGLRHNLPMISILDTRGRIVDTGTQFDGMDRFEARVAVREALAAQGRLVAEKRPYLHSVGHSERSGEPIEPRLSLQWWVRVESLAKAAGDAVRNGDTVIHPATLEPRWFAWVDDMHDWCISRQLWWGHRIPIWYGPNGEQVCVGPDETPPEGWVQDTDVLDTWFSSGLWPFSTLGWPSRTPELEKFYPISVLVTGYDILFFWVARMMMFGTFVAGDEAITLDGRRGPQVPFTDVFLHGLIRDEFGRKMSKSKGNGIDPLDWVENFGADALRFTLARGASPGGDLSVGEDHVRASRNFGTKLFNATRFALLNGARPAPLPSPTELTDADRWILGRLEQVRAEVDSAFDSYEFSRACESLYHFAWDEFCDWYVELAKTQLADGLTHTTAVLAAALDTLLRLLHPVIPFITEALWQALTDEESLVIADWPRPSGITPDPVATQRITDMQRLVTEVRRFRSDQGLADRQKVPARLAGVEDADLNTQVAAVTSLAWLTAPGPDFRASASVEVRLGPNMDRTLVVELDTSGTIDVAAERRRLEKDLAAAQKELASTAAKLSNADFLAKAPDQVVTKIRDRQRVAQEETDRITARLAGLQ